Proteins found in one Kangiella sediminilitoris genomic segment:
- a CDS encoding arsenate reductase produces MVKIYGIPNCDTVRKAVKWLEANDIEHEFIDYRKNPLERSTLEAWDNAIGWEKLLNKRSTAWRPLDQSIKDNIDRDSAIDLMKEKVTLIKRPVLVKGDQVHLSFKPEQYSDIFN; encoded by the coding sequence ATGGTGAAAATTTACGGAATACCCAACTGCGATACGGTCAGGAAAGCCGTAAAATGGCTAGAGGCCAATGATATCGAGCATGAGTTCATCGACTATCGTAAAAACCCCTTAGAGCGCTCAACGTTAGAAGCCTGGGATAATGCTATTGGCTGGGAAAAGTTGCTGAATAAACGCAGTACCGCCTGGCGCCCACTGGATCAATCTATAAAAGATAACATTGATCGTGACTCTGCTATTGATTTGATGAAAGAAAAAGTGACCTTGATCAAACGCCCTGTTCTAGTCAAAGGTGATCAAGTGCACCTAAGTTTCAAACCTGAGCAGTACAGCGATATTTTTAATTAA
- the dapD gene encoding 2,3,4,5-tetrahydropyridine-2,6-dicarboxylate N-succinyltransferase, with amino-acid sequence MSLQQTIEQAFENRESLSPASASAEIKAAVTEALDLLDKGKARVAEKQGNEWVVNQWLKKAVLLSFRLNNNKVIDTDMAQFYDKVPMKYQGMSEEDFKEGGTRVVPHAIARHGSYIAKNVVLMPSYTNIGAYIDEGAMIDTWATVGSCAQIGKNVHLSGGAGIGGVLEPLQAGPTIIEDNCFIGARSEVVEGVIVEEGSVLSMGVFIGQSTKIYNRLTDEVTYGRVPAGSVVVPGSLPSSCGKYSLSCAVIVKQVDAKTRAKTSVNELLRMDKEQG; translated from the coding sequence ATGTCTTTGCAACAAACCATTGAGCAAGCATTTGAAAATAGAGAAAGCCTATCTCCTGCAAGCGCTTCAGCAGAGATCAAGGCGGCAGTAACTGAAGCATTAGATCTACTGGATAAGGGCAAAGCAAGAGTTGCTGAAAAACAAGGTAACGAATGGGTCGTAAATCAGTGGCTTAAAAAAGCGGTACTTTTGTCATTTCGTTTAAACAATAACAAAGTTATCGACACCGATATGGCTCAATTTTATGACAAAGTTCCAATGAAATATCAGGGAATGAGCGAGGAAGACTTTAAAGAAGGTGGAACTCGTGTTGTGCCTCATGCTATCGCTCGCCATGGTTCGTATATTGCTAAAAATGTTGTTCTCATGCCTAGCTACACTAACATCGGTGCATACATTGATGAGGGTGCCATGATAGATACCTGGGCGACAGTCGGTTCATGTGCACAAATCGGCAAAAACGTCCACCTCTCAGGTGGCGCTGGCATTGGTGGGGTTCTAGAGCCGCTTCAGGCCGGCCCAACCATTATTGAAGATAACTGCTTTATCGGAGCTCGCTCTGAAGTAGTTGAAGGCGTTATCGTCGAGGAAGGCTCGGTATTATCCATGGGCGTATTCATTGGTCAAAGTACTAAAATCTATAACCGCCTGACCGATGAAGTGACCTATGGCCGCGTCCCTGCTGGCTCCGTTGTTGTTCCAGGTAGCCTTCCTTCAAGCTGTGGTAAATATAGCTTAAGCTGTGCGGTAATTGTTAAGCAGGTGGATGCCAAGACTCGTGCTAAAACCAGCGTTAATGAATTATTACGCATGGACAAAGAGCAAGGATAA
- a CDS encoding M15 family metallopeptidase — MTVSNSMMTPEQIIGLNQEHLLSIEDNSELLGQKFQCHHEVLVPLAKLIRQSEIDGIPLRVISSYRSFERQAEIWNYKFNNDVELNLRDGTTVNSFELTPIERIKAILHYSAIPGTSRHHWGTDFDIFDAAAVDQGYEVQLVEEEFSDNGPCSRLDEWLDYNLNKFDFFRPYREDKGGVACEPWHISYRPIADRALQEFPLELLKQVLSEKDIGGKDEICSRLESLTRKYVYTICQE; from the coding sequence ATGACTGTATCTAATTCTATGATGACACCAGAGCAAATCATTGGCTTAAACCAGGAACATTTACTGAGTATCGAAGACAATAGCGAACTTCTGGGTCAAAAATTTCAATGTCATCATGAAGTTCTGGTGCCGCTAGCAAAACTCATTCGCCAGTCAGAAATTGATGGTATCCCACTGAGAGTGATTAGCAGTTATAGAAGCTTTGAGCGCCAGGCTGAGATTTGGAATTACAAATTTAATAATGATGTTGAGTTAAATTTGAGAGACGGTACAACTGTTAACTCTTTCGAACTTACACCAATAGAGCGGATCAAAGCTATTCTTCATTATTCGGCCATACCGGGAACCAGTCGCCACCACTGGGGAACTGACTTTGATATTTTTGATGCCGCAGCTGTCGATCAAGGCTATGAGGTACAACTTGTTGAAGAGGAGTTTTCGGATAACGGTCCCTGCTCGCGTCTCGACGAATGGCTGGATTATAATTTAAATAAGTTTGATTTCTTCCGTCCATACAGAGAAGATAAGGGAGGGGTTGCCTGCGAACCTTGGCATATTAGCTATCGCCCCATTGCTGACAGGGCATTACAAGAGTTTCCTCTGGAGCTTTTGAAGCAGGTGTTAAGTGAAAAAGATATTGGCGGCAAGGATGAAATCTGTTCACGGCTTGAAAGTCTGACCAGAAAATATGTTTACACAATTTGCCAAGAATAA
- a CDS encoding M28 family peptidase → MTLKSLLLGVVSVIALSGNYSALADDVPSISEDALKVAAELRDEALKSSKGYDIVESLTTEVGPRMAGTPGDAAAVKWGVAKLEELGFDKVWTEPVTFPTWKRGIETAEVVAPYPQPLVITALGFSVGTPEDGLTAELVEFDDLAALEASEEDSAKGKIVFIKNRMKRAKDGSGYGPAVSARTRGASEAAKKGAVGILIRSIGTDSDRMAHTGVMNYEEGIKKIPAAALSAPDADLLENMLRRGKPVIVKMTIGAKQGKEYTSHNVIGEITGSEKPEEYVIIGGHLDSWDLGTGAIDDGAGIAITTAAAELIGRLPERPKRSIRVIMFANEEQGLLGGKAYAKAHKDKLDNIITAAESDFGADRIWRIDSKVKKEALPVVMEIANLLKPLGIEYGNNKAGGGPDLIPLRQLGISVFSLRQDGMDYFDYHHTPNDTLDKIDPEALDQNTAAYVVLAYIAAQMEGDFGGGFTKEQ, encoded by the coding sequence ATGACATTGAAATCACTCCTATTAGGTGTGGTTAGCGTAATCGCGCTATCTGGAAACTATTCTGCTCTGGCTGATGATGTGCCGAGTATTAGCGAAGATGCTCTTAAAGTAGCTGCAGAGCTACGAGATGAGGCCTTAAAATCCTCAAAGGGCTATGACATAGTTGAGTCGCTGACCACTGAGGTTGGGCCGCGAATGGCTGGAACCCCTGGCGATGCTGCCGCGGTAAAGTGGGGCGTTGCCAAGCTTGAGGAGCTTGGTTTCGATAAGGTCTGGACCGAACCAGTTACTTTTCCCACCTGGAAGAGAGGTATTGAGACTGCGGAAGTAGTGGCTCCTTATCCTCAACCCCTGGTCATTACTGCTCTTGGTTTTAGTGTTGGTACACCTGAAGATGGATTAACTGCGGAATTGGTTGAGTTTGATGATCTGGCTGCTTTGGAAGCATCTGAGGAAGACTCTGCAAAAGGTAAAATTGTCTTTATTAAAAATCGTATGAAGCGCGCTAAAGATGGTTCTGGTTATGGTCCAGCGGTCTCTGCCCGTACTCGAGGTGCATCAGAAGCTGCTAAAAAAGGCGCTGTAGGAATTCTGATTCGTTCAATAGGGACTGATAGTGATCGAATGGCGCATACTGGAGTCATGAACTATGAGGAAGGAATCAAAAAAATTCCTGCTGCAGCTTTGTCAGCGCCTGACGCTGATCTTCTAGAGAATATGCTTCGCCGTGGTAAGCCCGTTATCGTTAAAATGACTATTGGCGCGAAACAAGGTAAAGAATATACCAGTCATAATGTTATTGGTGAGATTACAGGAAGCGAGAAGCCGGAAGAATACGTCATTATTGGAGGTCACCTCGACTCTTGGGATTTAGGCACCGGAGCAATTGATGATGGAGCCGGTATAGCAATAACAACAGCAGCAGCAGAGCTAATTGGCAGACTTCCTGAGCGACCTAAGCGCTCTATCCGAGTGATTATGTTTGCCAATGAAGAGCAGGGGCTGTTAGGAGGTAAGGCTTATGCAAAGGCTCATAAAGATAAGCTTGATAATATTATTACCGCGGCTGAATCTGATTTTGGTGCCGATAGAATATGGCGTATAGATTCAAAGGTGAAAAAAGAAGCGTTACCTGTGGTTATGGAGATAGCTAACCTGTTGAAGCCTCTGGGTATTGAGTATGGAAATAACAAAGCTGGCGGTGGCCCCGATTTAATACCGCTAAGACAGCTAGGAATTTCAGTTTTCTCATTACGTCAAGATGGCATGGATTATTTTGATTACCATCATACGCCGAACGATACATTGGATAAAATAGATCCAGAAGCCCTGGATCAAAATACCGCGGCCTATGTGGTCTTAGCCTACATTGCTGCCCAGATGGAAGGTGATTTTGGTGGCGGTTTTACCAAGGAACAATAA
- the glnD gene encoding [protein-PII] uridylyltransferase gives MASPDKFNYLPKAAELVKKSQSADGLDRLKIYKNYLQAGLDALTKQFQKGTSIIQLLRARSALIDHILATSWSQFSVHSHSALIAVGGYGREELQPYSDIDILVLLNDDSEEAEDSNLELEAWLAFLWDIGLEVGHSVRTINHCEQLALEDISVATNLIESRFICGNRKLLKGLNERIKQPDFWPSEAFFKAKLDEQVARHLKFKETSFNLEPNIKSNPGGLRDLQVIQWITLKHFKTSSLHDLIKYGIFTRREYRSLLNGQQFLHRVRFALHVLTGKREDRLLFEHQKKVAEWLGFEDHDNKLAVEHLMQRYYRAVMVIRNLNELFLQIFEQEYLKLGKSAQIIDLDQDFYLHNQRIGIKTPDLFLRKPHALIKIFRHIALNPEIIQIEAKTMRKIRSSQQMVNRHYRRDAINISYFKEFLSTKQLTSRGFALMKRTNILGAMIPKFAQIEGQMQFDLFHAYTVDEHTLFLLRYIIRYNKSEYGHEFPLCRKIMKTLVDPTPLYLAAIFHDIGKGRGGDHSELGAVDALEYCHSIGLDQHISELVSWLVRNHLIMSLVAQRKDISDPDVIESFASKIPSILHLELLYVLTVSDIRATNPTLWNSWKESLLKELFLATKHYLTQSTPRANQNQMMEDTRQQVLEQFTKTGESIEPVRELLSELGNDYLLRYHPEQIIWQTEQLLSQPELPYVAIKNHRSQAGTEVFIAVEDQPDLFASITALLSQNHLNIQAATLFTSPKGLCLDTFIVLDEQGHPLSYEQRIQEIQDNLIDGLSDMDNSAISVSRAVPTRLKYFTVKTNVEFINDDNSPFTTLEITALDRPALLANIGQAFRDCDIEVHSAKIVTLGERVEDTFTVSDRNHQPIIDKNRIEKIKEHLGQAINA, from the coding sequence GTGGCAAGTCCTGATAAATTTAACTACCTACCCAAAGCAGCTGAACTGGTCAAAAAAAGCCAATCAGCTGATGGGCTTGATCGATTAAAGATCTATAAGAATTACCTACAGGCGGGGCTGGATGCTCTAACCAAACAATTCCAGAAAGGCACCAGTATTATCCAGTTACTACGTGCTCGCAGTGCCTTAATCGACCACATATTGGCAACTAGCTGGTCTCAATTTTCTGTCCATAGCCATTCAGCGCTTATAGCTGTTGGGGGTTATGGTCGCGAGGAACTACAGCCTTATTCGGATATCGATATCCTCGTCCTGCTGAACGACGATAGTGAAGAAGCGGAAGATAGTAACCTGGAGCTGGAAGCCTGGCTGGCTTTCCTGTGGGATATCGGGCTTGAGGTCGGTCACAGTGTCCGAACTATTAATCATTGCGAACAGTTAGCGCTTGAAGATATATCCGTTGCCACAAACCTGATTGAGTCACGTTTTATCTGCGGCAATCGCAAATTATTAAAAGGCCTTAACGAGCGAATTAAACAACCGGATTTCTGGCCATCGGAAGCATTCTTTAAAGCCAAGTTGGATGAGCAGGTCGCAAGACATCTAAAGTTTAAAGAAACGTCCTTCAATTTAGAGCCGAATATTAAGTCGAACCCGGGTGGATTGAGAGATCTTCAGGTTATTCAGTGGATTACTCTGAAGCACTTTAAAACTAGTAGCTTACATGATCTGATTAAATACGGGATTTTCACACGACGCGAGTACCGGAGCTTACTCAATGGGCAACAATTCCTGCACAGAGTTCGTTTTGCCCTGCATGTACTAACCGGCAAACGTGAAGACCGTTTGCTCTTCGAGCATCAGAAAAAGGTAGCAGAGTGGTTAGGGTTTGAAGACCATGATAACAAGCTGGCCGTTGAACATCTCATGCAACGCTATTACCGGGCTGTGATGGTTATTAGGAACCTGAATGAATTGTTCCTCCAAATTTTTGAACAGGAATATTTAAAACTCGGCAAGTCTGCACAAATCATCGATCTAGACCAGGACTTTTATTTACACAACCAGCGTATTGGCATAAAAACACCCGACCTTTTTTTGCGCAAACCTCATGCACTGATAAAAATATTTCGTCACATTGCCTTGAACCCTGAAATCATTCAGATTGAAGCAAAGACTATGCGTAAAATCCGGTCAAGCCAACAAATGGTTAACCGCCATTATCGACGCGATGCAATTAATATCAGCTACTTCAAAGAATTTTTATCGACCAAACAGCTAACCAGTCGTGGCTTTGCCCTGATGAAGCGAACCAATATATTAGGAGCTATGATTCCTAAGTTTGCTCAAATAGAAGGTCAAATGCAGTTCGATCTCTTTCATGCTTACACGGTGGACGAGCATACGCTTTTCTTACTGCGCTATATCATTCGCTATAACAAGAGTGAATATGGCCACGAGTTCCCGCTGTGCCGCAAAATCATGAAAACGCTGGTAGATCCCACACCTTTATATCTTGCAGCTATTTTCCACGACATCGGCAAAGGTCGTGGTGGAGATCATTCTGAGCTTGGTGCTGTTGATGCATTAGAATACTGCCACTCAATAGGACTAGATCAGCACATTTCCGAACTTGTCTCTTGGCTGGTAAGAAATCACCTGATTATGTCCTTGGTTGCACAACGCAAGGACATCAGTGACCCCGACGTCATTGAAAGTTTTGCCAGCAAAATACCATCGATTTTGCATCTTGAGCTGCTATACGTTTTAACCGTTTCCGATATTCGCGCAACGAATCCAACTCTCTGGAATTCATGGAAAGAGTCTCTGCTTAAAGAGCTGTTTTTGGCTACTAAACATTATCTGACTCAGTCAACACCAAGGGCCAACCAGAACCAGATGATGGAAGACACTAGACAGCAGGTGTTAGAACAGTTCACTAAAACCGGGGAGTCTATTGAGCCGGTTCGCGAGCTGCTTTCTGAGCTGGGTAACGATTACCTTTTAAGGTACCACCCTGAACAGATTATATGGCAAACGGAGCAACTGCTTTCACAGCCCGAGCTGCCTTATGTAGCGATAAAAAATCACCGCTCTCAAGCCGGTACAGAAGTCTTTATCGCTGTAGAGGATCAGCCCGATCTCTTTGCATCAATCACAGCTCTTTTGAGTCAGAATCATCTCAATATTCAGGCTGCGACGCTCTTTACATCGCCCAAAGGACTCTGCCTGGATACTTTTATTGTGTTAGATGAACAAGGCCATCCATTGTCCTACGAGCAAAGAATTCAAGAAATACAGGATAACCTGATTGACGGTCTTTCAGATATGGACAATAGCGCCATATCGGTTAGTCGAGCTGTCCCTACAAGACTTAAATACTTCACCGTTAAAACTAACGTGGAATTTATTAACGACGACAATAGTCCTTTCACCACTTTAGAGATTACTGCGCTCGACCGCCCTGCTCTGCTGGCTAATATTGGTCAAGCCTTTCGTGATTGTGACATTGAAGTGCATTCGGCAAAAATTGTCACACTGGGAGAACGGGTAGAAGATACTTTTACAGTCAGTGATAGAAACCATCAGCCCATTATTGATAAAAACCGAATTGAAAAAATTAAAGAACATTTAGGGCAAGCAATTAATGCTTAA
- a CDS encoding enoyl-CoA hydratase, giving the protein MSKLITTEVINHVLHIEFNRQDKKNALTTDMYRALSYELASAKRNEDVRVAFFKGSEGCFSAGNDIADFLEQPVLDEGSPILNFLHELANFDKPIVAAASGPAVGIGTTLLLHCDLVYATEKTYFCLPFVDLGLCPEAGSSYLLPRQLGYVRAAELLLLAEPFDGNRAKELGIINDVASPDEYIQVAQEKAEKLAMKPVHALRVSRQLIRSNSGFVSKAIEREARSFSELLGSDEAKAIFKKFLEK; this is encoded by the coding sequence ATGTCCAAGCTCATCACCACTGAAGTCATTAACCATGTACTTCATATAGAATTTAACCGACAAGACAAAAAAAATGCATTAACTACCGATATGTATCGAGCATTAAGTTATGAGCTTGCAAGTGCAAAGCGTAATGAGGATGTACGAGTTGCATTTTTCAAGGGTAGTGAAGGTTGTTTCAGTGCTGGTAACGATATCGCTGATTTTTTGGAGCAGCCAGTCCTGGATGAAGGCTCACCAATTTTGAACTTCTTACATGAGTTGGCCAATTTTGATAAACCCATTGTGGCAGCAGCCTCAGGCCCTGCTGTTGGAATTGGCACCACCTTGTTGTTGCATTGTGATTTGGTTTACGCCACGGAAAAAACGTATTTCTGTCTGCCTTTTGTCGATCTGGGGCTTTGTCCGGAAGCCGGTTCAAGTTATCTATTGCCTCGTCAGCTGGGCTATGTGCGCGCTGCAGAGCTATTACTATTGGCTGAGCCTTTTGATGGCAACAGAGCGAAGGAACTGGGTATCATCAACGATGTTGCCTCACCTGATGAATATATTCAGGTTGCCCAGGAAAAGGCCGAGAAACTGGCTATGAAACCTGTTCATGCTTTAAGAGTCAGTCGTCAATTAATACGTTCGAACTCTGGGTTTGTCAGTAAAGCGATTGAAAGAGAGGCCAGAAGTTTTTCTGAGCTACTCGGTAGTGATGAAGCAAAGGCTATTTTTAAGAAGTTTTTAGAAAAGTAA
- the dapE gene encoding succinyl-diaminopimelate desuccinylase: protein MTDVLDLAKNLINRESVTPVDAGCQKLMMDLLSRHDFKNEIMDFEDTQNFWSIRQGASEGPVFVFAGHTDVVPAGNLDDWNTDPFEATEKDGYLFGRGAADMKGSLAAMIVATERFVKDFPDHKGSIAYLITSDEEGPFINGTVRVVEELMNRNQPFDYCIVGEPSSTAELGDVIKNGRRGSLTGFLKILGQQGHVAYPHLADNAIHKSYQALHELSQTHWDDGNESFPPTSFQIAIEKAGTATNVIPGEKYIEFNFRYSTESNADQLKQRVLDILDSHKLDYQVDWKLNGEPFLTDEGQLLAASKAAIKTVCDRETQALTSGGTSDGRFIAKTGAEVVEIGPVNKTIHQINECVKIDDLYGLSDIYYNVLKRLLTDNA, encoded by the coding sequence ATTACCGATGTTCTGGATCTGGCAAAAAATTTGATTAACCGTGAGTCTGTGACTCCGGTAGACGCAGGTTGCCAAAAACTGATGATGGATCTATTAAGTCGCCATGACTTTAAAAATGAAATCATGGACTTTGAAGATACTCAAAACTTTTGGTCCATACGACAAGGAGCATCAGAAGGCCCAGTATTTGTATTTGCAGGTCATACAGATGTCGTTCCCGCTGGTAATCTGGATGACTGGAATACAGACCCGTTTGAAGCCACAGAAAAAGATGGTTACCTATTCGGCCGGGGGGCCGCTGACATGAAAGGAAGTTTAGCAGCCATGATTGTTGCTACTGAACGCTTCGTTAAAGACTTCCCCGACCACAAAGGTTCAATTGCCTACCTTATTACCAGCGATGAAGAAGGTCCGTTTATCAACGGTACCGTGCGTGTTGTAGAAGAGTTGATGAATCGAAACCAGCCCTTTGATTATTGTATCGTTGGTGAACCATCAAGTACCGCTGAGCTGGGTGACGTTATCAAAAATGGGCGCCGCGGTTCGCTCACGGGTTTTCTAAAAATACTCGGACAACAAGGTCATGTGGCATACCCCCACCTGGCTGATAATGCCATACATAAGTCTTATCAGGCTCTACATGAGTTAAGTCAAACTCACTGGGATGATGGGAATGAATCTTTCCCTCCAACCAGCTTTCAGATCGCAATTGAAAAAGCTGGCACAGCAACCAATGTCATCCCTGGCGAAAAATATATAGAATTCAACTTCCGCTACTCAACTGAGTCTAATGCTGACCAGCTGAAGCAACGCGTTCTGGATATCCTGGATAGCCATAAACTGGATTATCAGGTGGACTGGAAGTTGAATGGAGAGCCGTTCTTAACCGATGAAGGTCAGTTGCTGGCGGCTTCAAAAGCAGCAATCAAAACCGTTTGTGACAGAGAAACCCAGGCATTGACCAGCGGTGGAACTTCGGACGGTCGCTTTATAGCAAAGACAGGTGCTGAAGTGGTCGAGATCGGGCCTGTTAATAAAACCATCCATCAAATTAATGAATGCGTCAAAATTGATGATTTATATGGCTTATCAGACATCTACTACAACGTGCTTAAACGTTTACTAACCGACAACGCTTAA
- the acpS gene encoding holo-ACP synthase, producing MAIFGVGTDIVSLARIERSFQRHGDKFAERILSDIELNEYQQKKNKQAYLAKRFAAKEAISKALGTGMRKGIHFQQLVIVSSELGKPEVQLYGAAKDWASKQHINTIHLTISDERDFAVAFAVAESK from the coding sequence GTGGCCATATTCGGAGTAGGTACGGATATTGTCAGCCTCGCTCGAATCGAACGTTCTTTTCAGCGTCATGGTGATAAATTTGCCGAGCGTATTTTATCTGATATTGAATTAAACGAATATCAGCAGAAAAAGAATAAACAGGCGTACCTGGCAAAAAGATTTGCTGCAAAAGAGGCTATCAGTAAAGCTTTGGGTACCGGTATGAGAAAAGGAATTCACTTCCAGCAGCTAGTAATAGTCAGTTCCGAGTTAGGAAAACCGGAAGTTCAACTTTATGGAGCTGCTAAAGATTGGGCTTCCAAACAGCATATCAATACTATTCACCTTACGATAAGTGACGAGCGTGACTTTGCTGTTGCTTTCGCAGTTGCAGAATCAAAATAA
- a CDS encoding glutathione peroxidase: protein MTTLYDCSAVLNNGKEVSLSDYEGKVLLIVNTASACGFTPQYEGLEKLYQEFKGQGLEILAFPCNQFGKQESGSDEEIKDFCDLNFNISFPLFKKVEVNGDNAHPIFKRLKDEAPGILGSKKIKWNFTKFLVDKNGKVVERYGSVTKPEAIKEDIEELL from the coding sequence ATGACTACCTTATACGATTGCTCAGCAGTTTTAAATAATGGAAAAGAGGTTTCCCTCAGTGATTACGAAGGAAAAGTGTTACTGATTGTTAATACAGCCAGTGCCTGCGGTTTTACACCTCAATATGAAGGCTTAGAGAAGCTTTACCAGGAATTCAAGGGACAAGGTCTGGAGATATTAGCCTTCCCTTGTAATCAGTTCGGCAAGCAGGAGTCAGGGTCGGATGAGGAAATTAAAGACTTCTGTGATCTAAACTTCAATATCTCCTTCCCTCTTTTCAAGAAAGTTGAAGTCAATGGTGACAACGCACACCCAATCTTTAAGCGCTTAAAAGATGAAGCCCCTGGCATTTTGGGTTCGAAGAAAATCAAATGGAACTTTACTAAGTTTCTGGTAGACAAAAACGGTAAAGTTGTTGAGCGCTACGGTTCGGTAACTAAACCGGAAGCGATAAAAGAAGATATAGAGGAACTACTGTAA
- a CDS encoding SDR family oxidoreductase has protein sequence MPELKDKVIIITGASRGIGRAMALTFAKEGATVVIAAKSDKPHPKLPGTIHTVAEEVEKAGGKAVPVALDVRKELAIKRLCDDIGQKFGRIDAVINNAGAISLTTVEETSPKRYDLMQQVNSRAVYCFGHYALPYLKKSDNPHILNLSPPVNLNEKWLKDYSPYTLSKYGMSILSKGMAAEFKEHGIAVNTLWPQTYIATAAIEFAVGNKETLNYARKPQIMADAAKVILTHPSQNYTGLWLIDEEVLKAARVTDFSQYAYSPEHEDKIQKDLFLD, from the coding sequence ATGCCCGAGCTCAAGGATAAGGTTATTATCATTACAGGAGCCAGTCGCGGTATTGGTCGAGCAATGGCTTTAACTTTCGCGAAAGAAGGTGCGACAGTTGTGATTGCCGCAAAGTCAGATAAGCCACACCCAAAACTTCCTGGTACGATTCACACAGTAGCAGAAGAAGTTGAGAAAGCTGGCGGAAAAGCGGTTCCTGTAGCACTGGATGTCCGCAAGGAATTAGCAATTAAACGACTGTGTGATGACATTGGTCAAAAATTTGGACGTATTGATGCCGTTATAAATAATGCCGGTGCGATAAGCCTGACCACCGTTGAGGAAACATCACCCAAGCGCTATGATTTAATGCAGCAAGTTAATTCTCGAGCTGTATACTGCTTTGGTCATTATGCGCTTCCATATCTTAAAAAGTCGGATAATCCACATATCTTAAACTTGTCACCGCCAGTTAATCTAAATGAAAAATGGCTTAAAGACTATAGCCCCTACACACTCTCTAAGTACGGAATGAGTATATTAAGCAAAGGAATGGCGGCAGAGTTTAAAGAGCACGGAATAGCAGTTAACACACTGTGGCCCCAAACCTATATTGCAACGGCAGCTATTGAGTTTGCTGTTGGCAACAAAGAAACTTTGAATTATGCCCGAAAGCCACAAATTATGGCTGACGCAGCGAAGGTAATATTGACTCATCCCAGCCAGAACTACACTGGCCTTTGGTTAATAGATGAGGAGGTTCTTAAGGCCGCCCGGGTGACAGACTTCAGTCAATATGCCTATTCACCAGAACATGAAGACAAAATTCAAAAAGATTTATTTCTAGATTAA
- the map gene encoding type I methionyl aminopeptidase: MGIQIKTPEEIEKMRVAGRLAAEVLEMIGEHIKKGVTTEELDQICHDHIVHKQGGYPATLNYGGSTYPVTLDAEGNPTQPVATDGGFPKSICTSVNDVVCHGIPNKKPLRNGDILNIDVTVIKDGFHGDTSKMFVVGEPTPQAKKLIQTTQESLYNAIKMVKPGARLGDIGYAIQKYAEGKGYSIVREYCGHGIGSKFHEEPQVTHYGRPGTGVELKEGMTFTIEPMVNVGKRYVKHNKKDGWTVLTKDKSLSAQWEHTLLVTADGVEVLTKRDEESI, translated from the coding sequence ATGGGTATCCAGATTAAGACTCCTGAAGAAATAGAAAAAATGCGTGTTGCAGGCCGTTTGGCGGCAGAAGTTCTAGAAATGATTGGTGAGCACATCAAAAAGGGTGTCACCACAGAAGAGCTTGACCAAATTTGCCATGATCACATCGTTCATAAACAAGGCGGTTACCCAGCCACATTGAACTATGGTGGCTCTACCTACCCGGTAACTCTGGATGCTGAAGGCAATCCAACACAGCCTGTGGCTACTGATGGTGGCTTTCCAAAATCTATCTGTACTTCGGTAAACGATGTAGTATGCCACGGCATTCCAAACAAAAAGCCTCTTCGCAACGGCGATATCCTCAATATTGATGTCACGGTGATTAAAGATGGTTTTCACGGTGATACCAGCAAAATGTTTGTGGTAGGCGAGCCTACACCGCAAGCTAAGAAGCTAATTCAAACGACTCAGGAGAGCCTCTATAACGCGATTAAGATGGTGAAGCCTGGTGCACGACTGGGCGATATAGGCTATGCCATTCAAAAATATGCTGAAGGCAAAGGTTATTCTATTGTCCGGGAATATTGTGGGCACGGCATCGGTTCAAAGTTCCATGAAGAACCGCAGGTAACTCACTATGGACGTCCGGGAACCGGTGTAGAGCTAAAAGAAGGTATGACCTTCACTATTGAGCCAATGGTTAATGTCGGGAAACGTTACGTGAAGCATAACAAGAAAGATGGCTGGACAGTTCTCACCAAGGATAAGTCGTTATCCGCACAGTGGGAACACACGCTATTGGTTACAGCAGATGGCGTGGAAGTTCTGACTAAACGCGACGAAGAATCCATTTAG